CGGCGTACCTGGGGACGCAGGGCGACGTCTTCGACGCGCAGAAGGACATGGCGCTGGCCTTCGCGGGCACGCTCGTGTCGCTGACGGTCGTGCTCTGGTGGCGCGCCCGACGCGGCACCCGCGGCAGCACCGGCTGAGGCGCGCCGCCGCTACGGCGCCACGTCGTCGTGGATCGTAACGAGCTTGGTGACCTTGAGCTTCCGGATGCCCGCCGGGAGCTTCAGCACGGCGATCTCGCCGACCTTCTTGCCGAGCAGGGCGCGCCCGATGGGCGAGGACATGGTGACCTGCCCGTCGTCGAAGTCCTCGGCGTCGCCGAAGATGAGGTGGTAGTCCTCCTTCACCTTCGTCCCCTGGTCCTCGACGGTGATCTTGGAGCCCATCCCGACGGCGTCGGTGGCGATCTGCGACTCGTCGATGGACGACAGCTTGGAGAGCCGCTGCGTGAGGTGCCCGAGGCGCGCCTGCACGAACTGCTGCCGTTCGAGGGCGGCCTTGTACTCCGAGTTCTCGCGAAGGTCGCCGAGCTCGACGGCCTTCCGGATCTCGTTGGGGAGCGTGACGTTGAGCTCGAACCGGAGCTTCTCCGCCTCGTCGGTCAACTTCTGCTTGAGGGCCTCGATCATGCTCATGCGGATCCCGTCTCTCGGGCGTAGAAAAATCCGACGCCCGGCCAGGGATGGCCGGGCGCCGGGGGCGTCCTGCGTCTGGGTCAAAGCTACGTCCGGGTCGTGCGGCCTTCAAGCAGGATCGACGGCCCCCAACGGTCGGGCGCTTCGCACAGTAATTTGACCGGGCGGCGGTCCTCCGTCGCCCGCTCCTCATTCGGGGTACCAACGGCATGACCAACGATCGTTCCACTCCAGCGTGCGTGACGCGCGCGCGCCGCATCGGCATCGTCACGTGCCTTGCCGCGTTGGCCTCGCTCGCGCCGATCGGCGCTCCGCTGGCCGCGCAGACGCGTCCCTCCGCCGTACCACCCTCGGCCACACCGGCCGGTGCCTTCACCAGCATCGACTGGCGCCTCCTCGCCGGCCTCGACTACGAGACAGGGAAGGCGTCGGACACGCTCAAGAAGCTCGATGGCCAGCATGTCCGCGTCCCCGGCTTCATCGTGCCGCTCGACGACGCCGATCAGGAGGGGGCCGAGTTCCTGCTCGTCCCGTACTATGGCGCGTGCGTGCACACGCCGCCGCCGCCGCCGAACCAGATGGCGTTCGTGCAAATGGCGGGACGCAAGTCGGTGAAGCTCGGACTCTTTGACGCCGTCTGGCTCGAGGGGACGCTCCGCATCACGAATTATGACTCGCCCTATGGTCAGGTCGGCTACCAGATCGAGGCGACGAGCATGAAGCCGTACACGGGTCGGTGAGTGGTCCGGCCGCCTCCGGCCCGGCCGTCGCGCTCCACGACGTCCGCTTCGCCTATCGTGGCGGCCGCGACGTGATCGACATCCCCGCGCTCGAAGTGGGGCGCGGCGAGCGGCTCTTCCTCCATGGTCCCAGCGGCAGCGGCAAGACGACGCTGCTCGGCCTCCTCGCCGGGGTGCTCGCGCCGCGGAGCGGCACCATCACCGTGCTCGGCACGGCGGTGAGCACCCTCTCGAGTGGCGCGCGCGACCGCTTCCGCGCCGAGCACCTCGGGTACGTGTTCCAGATGTTCAACCTCATCCCGTACCTCTCCGTGCGGGACAACATCACGCTGCCGTGCAAGCTGTCGGCGGCGCGGCGCGCACGGTTGCGCGGAACGGCCCCGGAGACGGAGGCGAACACCCTCGCAGCGCGCCTCGAGATCGCCGGACTGCTCGACGAGCCGGTGACGGCGCTCAGCGTCGGACAGCAGCAGCGCGTCGCGGTGGCGCGCGCGCTCATCGGCGCGCCCGAGGTCGTCGTCTGCGACGAACCGACGAGCGCGCTCGATGCGGACCGTCGCGATCGCTTCCTTGAGTTGCTCTTCGCACGCTGCGAGGAGGCGGGGAGCGCGTTGGTGTTCGTGAGCCACGATCTCGGCCTCGCCTCCCGCTTCGCGCGGACCGTCGAGTTGCGCGACGTCAACCGTGCCGCCGCGCCCGTCGTGAGCGGCGACCCCGAGGCCGCGCGATGAGCGTGCTCCTCGCGCTGGCCTGGCGCTCGCTGCGCAACCGGCGGCTGATCTCCACGCTCACCATCGCGAGCATCGCGCTCTCGGTCGCGCTGCTCGTCGGCATCGAGCATGTGCGCCTCGGTGTGCGCGAGAGCTTCCAGGGGACCATCCGCGGCACCGACCTGATCGTCGGCGCGCGCGGCGGCACCACGCAGGTGCTGCTCTCCACGGTCTTCGGCATGGCGACGCCGAGCGGCACCATCTCGTGGGCGACGTACGAGCGGTGGGCGGCGCATCCGGCGGTGAAGTGGACCATCCCCTTCGCCCTGGGCGACGCGCACAAGGGTCACCGGGTGATCGGCACGACGGCGGCGTTCTTCGAGCAGTATCGGTTCCGTGACCAACACGTGACCTTCGCCTCGGGCCACGCCCCGGCGACCGCGCACGAGATCGCGGTCGGGAGCGAGGTCGCGGAGCGGCTCGGCTACGCGGTCGGGGATTCGGTGGTGCTCGCGCACGGCGTGGCGGCGGTCTCGTTCGCCGAGCACACGGCGCACCCCTTCATCGTCAGCGGCGTGATCGCGCGGACGTTCACGCCGATCGACCGGGCGCTCTACACCACGCTCGACGGGCTCACCGAGATGCACGAGACGGAAGAGGCCGCGGGCGGCCTGATGATGGGGCCGCCGCCGGCCCCGGTCGCGCCCGGCGCCAAGCCGCCCATCACGTCGTTCCTCGTCGGGACGAAGAACCGGGTGGAGACCATCCAGCTGCAGTTCGAGATGAACCAGGACCGCACCGAGCCGCTCACGGCGATCATTCCCGGCGTGGCCCTCGCGCAGCTCTGGCAGACGATCGGCAGCGCCGAGGTGGGGCTGCGCGTGGTGGCGCTGTTCACGGTGCTGGTGGGGCTCATCGGGATGTGCGTCGCGCTCTATGCCTCGCTGGAGTCGCGACGGCGCGAGATGGCGATCCTGCGCGCGGTGGGCGCCGGTCCACGGGCGATCGTCTCCCTGCTGGTCTTCGAGTCGGCCCTCCTCGCGACGACGGGCGCGGCGACCGGGGTCCTACTCGTGTACAGCGTGATCGCAGCGGCGCGCTCGGCGGTCGAGGCGCGGTTCGGGCTCGCCCTCACGCTACACGCGCTCGGCGCGGTCGAGTGGAGCTACCTCGGCCTCGTCGTGGTCGCGGGGACGCTTGTCGGGGTTCTCCCGGCATGGCGCGCGTACCGGTCCTCATTGGCTGACGGGCTCTCGCCGAAGCTGTAAGTTCTCCGGACCACAATTCCCTTCTGAGGAGTCGCTCGTGTCCGTTCGCTCGCTGCTCGCCATCGTCCTGCTCGCCGGCACGGCCGCCGGTCCGCTCGTCGCACAGCCGGCTCGTCAGGCCGCGCCGATCAATCGCGATCGCTCTGCCGACCCGATCCCGAGCGCCGAGTGGCCCGCGTACATCCGGCGCGACGCCGCGACCAACGCCGGCGTGCTGCGAATCGTCGAGGAAGGGATGCGGCGCTCGCAGTCGCAGACGCTCGCGCAGGTGCTGCTCGACCGGCACGGCCAGCGTCTCACGGGGTCGCCGCAGTCCGATGCGGCGCAGGATTGGCTCGTGGCGACGTACGAGTCGTGGGGCGTGAACGCGCGGCGCGAACAGTACGGCACGTGGCTCGGCTGGGACCGCGGCGTCACGCACGTCGACCTGGTGAGCCCGCGGGTCCGTTCGCTCGAGGCGACGGCGATGGCGTGGAGCCCCGCGACGCCGGCGCCGGTGGAGGCCGAGGTGATCACCTATCCGTCGGGGATCTCGACCCCGGAGGCCTTCGATGCCTGGGTGCCGAATGTCCGCGGGAAGGTCTTCCTGATGAACGTCCCGCGTCTCTCGTGCCGCTCGCCGCAGCAGTGGCAGGAGTTCGGCACGAGCGAGGAGATCGCGCGCGTGAACGAGGCGCAGCAGCAGATCCAGCTCGAGTGGAACCAGCTCAACGTCGCGATGAGCGGGGGCAAGTCCGTCTGGCAGAAGCTCAAGGAGGCCGGCGCGGTCGCCGTGTTCACCTTCCAGTGGTCGAACTACCCGGGCATCAACAAGGTCTTCGGTTCGCCCAACCAGACGCTCCCGACGTTCGCGATCGGTTGCGAGGACTACGGGCTGCTGTTCCGGCTCGCGCGCAACGGGCAGGGCCCGAAGGTCCGCGCCTTCACCGACAGCCGGCTCCTTGGCGAGCGCCCGGTGCACAACGTGATCGCGGAGATGAAGGGGACGGAGAAGCCGAACGAGTACATCATCCTCTCGGCGCACTTCGATTCGTGGTCGGCGAGCTCTGGCGCGACCGACAACGGCACCGGCACCATCACGATGATGGAGGCGATGCGCATCCTGCGCGCGGTGTATCCCAACCCGAAGCGCACGATCATCGTCGGGCACTGGAACGGCGAGGAGCAGGGACTGAACGGCTCGCGCGCCTACAGCGAGGACCACCCCGAGGTGGTGAACGGTCTCCACGCGCTGTTCAACCAGGACAACGGCACCGGCCGCATCGTGAACCTCTCCGCCGGCCCGATCGCCGGCGCGGGTGACCGCCTCGCGGGGTACCTCCGCGAGATCCCGAACGAGTTCACGCGCTACATCCGCTTCCAGCCCGTGAGCGGCCAGGCGACCGGCGGCAGCGACAACGCGAGCTTCGCCTGCTACAAGGCGCCGGCCTATGGCACGGGCGCGCTCGGCTGGGACTACTCGTTCACCACCTGGCACACCGACCGCGACAGCTTCGACAAGGTCGTCGAGTCCGACCTGCGCCACAACGCGACGCTCCTCGCGATGCTGGTGTACCTCGCGAGCGAGGACCCGACGTTCCAGCCGCATCAGGTGATCGACCCGCTGCCCGCCGCCCCGAACGGACAGCCGGGCGTGTGGCGCGAGTGCGTGAAGGCACAGCGGCAGGTGCCGGCGGCAGTACGGTAGTCCGGAGAATGCCGCACACCGTCAGTCCGCCACTTCGATCGCGAATGACTCCGCCGCAGGTGTCCCGACCCCTGAGGTTGGCGGTCCTCGCGAGCGCACTCGTGATGTCCGCGCCCGCGGTCGCGGCGCAACAGGACATGTCGACGTTCGACTCGTGGCGGGTCACGCGTTTCGGAGACGAGACGCTGCCGTCGGGGATCATCACGTCGATCACCGCCGCGGCGTCCGGTCGCATCTGGGTCTCGACGTCGCGCGGGATCGCCTGGTTCGACGGGTGGCGCTTCGTGCAGGGGCGGACCACGCCGAACACACTCAACCGCGCGGCCAATGCGATCCTTCCGATGACCGGGGATTCGGTCGTCGTGCTGATGAATCGCATCATGTACGTGGGGGACACGGCCGGATTCGTCCAGCGGCCGGTCATCGTGAACGGCACGGAAGAACAGGTCTTGAGCGCCGTGCACACCCGGGACGGGTTGCTCCTCGTCGTGCCCTACGCCGCGACATCCGACTCCGTGCACCTGATGCGATGGACCCCGAGCGGCGCGGTGCATGTGGACGCACCGGCTCCCCTCGGGAGCCGGACCGTCGTCTCCCTGCATCCCGCGCCGGATGGCGGCGCGTGGCTCAACACGGGGTTCGCACTCTTCAGGTTGCGTGACGGCCGCTGGGAGTCGCACCTCGACGGCCGCGGACGCGTGCTGCGCGTCGAGCACCTGATCGAGACCACCGCAGGTGAGGTGGTGGCCAACATCCTCGGGGCCGAGGGTGGGAACGGGGTGTGGCGATGGACCGGTCGCGGACGACCGCGCCGGGAGACGGGCGAGGGGGAAGACGCCCTGCTCGATCTGACGCTGGATGCGCAGGGACACCCGCTGGCGGTGCACGGTGGCGGCTACATCCGGCGGCGCGTGACGAGCTGGACGCCCTACGCGCGTCGACCCGCGGATGTGGACGATGCGCGCACCGTGCACGAGGACGACGTTGGCGATGTGTGGATCGGGACGGGCGAGGGACTGCTGCTCCTGCGCGCCCTCGCACCGCTCTGGAGCGGGCAACCTCAGGGCTTCCCGAGCCGCCGCGACCGCGTCAACGCCCTCGCGCGCGCGCGCGATGGTGCCCTGTGGGCCGGCACGGGCGACGGAATCGACATCTTCGAGCCCACTGGCGCGATTCGCCATATCGGCGAGGCCGCAGGCGTTCCGCTGGGGGCCGTCACGACGCTGGCGCGGGACTCGTCCGGGAACATGTGGGTCGGCAGCGGAGCCAGCATCGAGGGTGCCTTGCGCTGGAACGGCCGCACCTGGCAGCACTTCACCGCGCGAGATGGCCTGCGGGCGCCGCGCGTGCACCGGATCGTCGTGAGCCGCAGTGGCACCGTCTGGTTCTTGGGGATCGGCCTACCGGACGGCGCGCCGGATGACGGACCGGGTGCGTTCAAGTTCCAGGACGGTCGCTTCACCGCTTTCGGAGTCGACTCGGGGCTTCCCTCGGGCCGGGTGTACGACTTCGCCGAGGCGAGCGATGCAACCCGTTGGTTCGGCACGATCCGCGGGCTCAGTCGCCTGCGTGCGGGCACCTGGACGCACTGGAGCACGCGGCGCGGCCGGACCGCGACGCGCGCGTTCCGGGACACGCCGTTCAGGGTGTTCTCGCTGGACGTCGATACCGCCGGGGTGCCGTGGTTCGGCGATTCGCAGGGCGATTTCCCGTACGGGCTTGGCACGGTCGAGGCCGACACGCTTCGCTTCATCGGCATCAACGACGGGCTGGTGAGCAACGCCGTGCAGAGCGTGCGCGCGGGCGACGACGGCACGGTATGGATCGGCACCACGAACGGCCTGTCGGCGATGAACGCTGGTGTCCTGTACCGTTTCGGAACGGACGGAGGGCTCGGCTTCCCGCACATCTGGCCCATCCTACCCGAGTCGCGTGTCGTGACGGTCGGCACGCTCGGGGGCGGCATTCGCCGCCTCGCGCTCGATGCCACTGACGTTCCCGCCCCTCGGGTGGTGATTCAGCCGCCCACCATCGGGACGAGTGCGGCCAACGTGGCATGGACCCCCCTCGCGTGGCGTGGGACGATCCCCTCCGAGCGCATCGAGACGCGCCACCGCATCGATGGCAAGGCGTGGAGCGGCTGGTCCGCCATCCATTCGGCCGTGTTGTCGCTCCCCGGTGGCCGACACACGCTCGAGGTGCAGGCGAAGGGGCTCTTCGCGCGCACGGACGGCCCCATCACCGCAGTCGAGTTCGACGTCCCCGGTCCGATCGTGACGCGCCCCGCGTTCCTCATCCCGGTCGGGGCGCTGCTGCTCCTCCTCATCGCCCTCTCGGTCGCCAGCGCACGG
This window of the Gemmatimonadota bacterium genome carries:
- a CDS encoding DUF3299 domain-containing protein, whose product is MTNDRSTPACVTRARRIGIVTCLAALASLAPIGAPLAAQTRPSAVPPSATPAGAFTSIDWRLLAGLDYETGKASDTLKKLDGQHVRVPGFIVPLDDADQEGAEFLLVPYYGACVHTPPPPPNQMAFVQMAGRKSVKLGLFDAVWLEGTLRITNYDSPYGQVGYQIEATSMKPYTGR
- a CDS encoding GreA/GreB family elongation factor gives rise to the protein MSMIEALKQKLTDEAEKLRFELNVTLPNEIRKAVELGDLRENSEYKAALERQQFVQARLGHLTQRLSKLSSIDESQIATDAVGMGSKITVEDQGTKVKEDYHLIFGDAEDFDDGQVTMSSPIGRALLGKKVGEIAVLKLPAGIRKLKVTKLVTIHDDVAP
- a CDS encoding PAS domain S-box protein, giving the protein MSAPAVAAQQDMSTFDSWRVTRFGDETLPSGIITSITAAASGRIWVSTSRGIAWFDGWRFVQGRTTPNTLNRAANAILPMTGDSVVVLMNRIMYVGDTAGFVQRPVIVNGTEEQVLSAVHTRDGLLLVVPYAATSDSVHLMRWTPSGAVHVDAPAPLGSRTVVSLHPAPDGGAWLNTGFALFRLRDGRWESHLDGRGRVLRVEHLIETTAGEVVANILGAEGGNGVWRWTGRGRPRRETGEGEDALLDLTLDAQGHPLAVHGGGYIRRRVTSWTPYARRPADVDDARTVHEDDVGDVWIGTGEGLLLLRALAPLWSGQPQGFPSRRDRVNALARARDGALWAGTGDGIDIFEPTGAIRHIGEAAGVPLGAVTTLARDSSGNMWVGSGASIEGALRWNGRTWQHFTARDGLRAPRVHRIVVSRSGTVWFLGIGLPDGAPDDGPGAFKFQDGRFTAFGVDSGLPSGRVYDFAEASDATRWFGTIRGLSRLRAGTWTHWSTRRGRTATRAFRDTPFRVFSLDVDTAGVPWFGDSQGDFPYGLGTVEADTLRFIGINDGLVSNAVQSVRAGDDGTVWIGTTNGLSAMNAGVLYRFGTDGGLGFPHIWPILPESRVVTVGTLGGGIRRLALDATDVPAPRVVIQPPTIGTSAANVAWTPLAWRGTIPSERIETRHRIDGKAWSGWSAIHSAVLSLPGGRHTLEVQAKGLFARTDGPITAVEFDVPGPIVTRPAFLIPVGALLLLLIALSVASARRQRRDAAVLRESEGRFRALAGATTEGIAISVGDRIVEANEQLHRMLGLPDGSLRGRAVPTVLGPAAAPAADDAARATTLQRADGERFPAEVRERVAPYLGAEARIAAVQDLSERVAARRALRESEERFETIFRKSPTAIVLTTWPEGRFVDVSEGFELASGYSRDELVGRSATELDLYHHTDDRDRLRAALERDAKAGGAEVLMHRRDGTLRSLLGTFVRLELDGRPHVLGALTDITDRRTLEAQLLQSQKMEAVGRLAGGVAHDFNNLLTVILGHADLLRSAVHEPTALADIGDIHAAAQRAADLTRQLLTFARKQRISPRIVELGGLVQRTQRMLARLLGERIAIEARIEADLPQVMVDAGQIEQVIVNLAVNARDAMPQGGRLTIEATTVELDEAYARDHAHITAGQYALIAMSDTGMGIPDDVLPRIFEPFFTTKEVGEGTGLGLSICYGIVREAGGHIAVYSEVNKGTTVRIYLPARPQLEEDVAESAPPAIVGGTEVVLVVEDEALVRALVERTLRSLGYTVVSAGSLADALAAVDRMPIPPRVLVTDVVLPGAGGPEIARALRARLPEIAVLYISGYTERGSSSTTALDAPLLSKPFTAAELAAAIRRQLDDTASP
- a CDS encoding ATP-binding cassette domain-containing protein, with the protein product MSGPAASGPAVALHDVRFAYRGGRDVIDIPALEVGRGERLFLHGPSGSGKTTLLGLLAGVLAPRSGTITVLGTAVSTLSSGARDRFRAEHLGYVFQMFNLIPYLSVRDNITLPCKLSAARRARLRGTAPETEANTLAARLEIAGLLDEPVTALSVGQQQRVAVARALIGAPEVVVCDEPTSALDADRRDRFLELLFARCEEAGSALVFVSHDLGLASRFARTVELRDVNRAAAPVVSGDPEAAR
- a CDS encoding ABC transporter permease → MSVLLALAWRSLRNRRLISTLTIASIALSVALLVGIEHVRLGVRESFQGTIRGTDLIVGARGGTTQVLLSTVFGMATPSGTISWATYERWAAHPAVKWTIPFALGDAHKGHRVIGTTAAFFEQYRFRDQHVTFASGHAPATAHEIAVGSEVAERLGYAVGDSVVLAHGVAAVSFAEHTAHPFIVSGVIARTFTPIDRALYTTLDGLTEMHETEEAAGGLMMGPPPAPVAPGAKPPITSFLVGTKNRVETIQLQFEMNQDRTEPLTAIIPGVALAQLWQTIGSAEVGLRVVALFTVLVGLIGMCVALYASLESRRREMAILRAVGAGPRAIVSLLVFESALLATTGAATGVLLVYSVIAAARSAVEARFGLALTLHALGAVEWSYLGLVVVAGTLVGVLPAWRAYRSSLADGLSPKL
- a CDS encoding M20/M25/M40 family metallo-hydrolase, translating into MSVRSLLAIVLLAGTAAGPLVAQPARQAAPINRDRSADPIPSAEWPAYIRRDAATNAGVLRIVEEGMRRSQSQTLAQVLLDRHGQRLTGSPQSDAAQDWLVATYESWGVNARREQYGTWLGWDRGVTHVDLVSPRVRSLEATAMAWSPATPAPVEAEVITYPSGISTPEAFDAWVPNVRGKVFLMNVPRLSCRSPQQWQEFGTSEEIARVNEAQQQIQLEWNQLNVAMSGGKSVWQKLKEAGAVAVFTFQWSNYPGINKVFGSPNQTLPTFAIGCEDYGLLFRLARNGQGPKVRAFTDSRLLGERPVHNVIAEMKGTEKPNEYIILSAHFDSWSASSGATDNGTGTITMMEAMRILRAVYPNPKRTIIVGHWNGEEQGLNGSRAYSEDHPEVVNGLHALFNQDNGTGRIVNLSAGPIAGAGDRLAGYLREIPNEFTRYIRFQPVSGQATGGSDNASFACYKAPAYGTGALGWDYSFTTWHTDRDSFDKVVESDLRHNATLLAMLVYLASEDPTFQPHQVIDPLPAAPNGQPGVWRECVKAQRQVPAAVR